TACTAAATATGAtgggggtgaatattaatgcaaacactgatatTACCTGAAATGTTTTGGTCAAAGTCGGCAACTTTTATCTGACCATGATTAATTTATGTCAATAAATGGATAAAACATCCGAGGGGTTTAATAATAGGCACTGTATGTAGTGACAGTGAGTTAGTCCATAAATGCCACATAAACCTGTAAACACTATCTAGTAACTAATGttgttaaagtaaatgtagacGAGTAAAGGTTAAAGTagcatgaaaatgaaatactccagtaaagtacatgTCCCTCAAAATGGTACTTAAGCACAGTACttacataaatgtatttagttacaTACCACCTCTGAATTTAAGTGTACTCACCATTTTGCAGAAACTTCAGGCGCTCGTACAGATCATCCCGGTTCACTGAGGCCAGACCCATTACCACATCACTGTGACCTGCAAATTAAATGACAGGATTTGATTGAGTAATTTATACTGCAGGTTTAGtttattcagaaaataaacacaacttgATAATGCAGTTTGAattatagttaaaaaaaaaaaaaacatgttttagaacTAATTTGCATTAGAGTCTTGTTATTTCAATGAAGATAGCAAGAATGTTTTATTAGGAAAACAACCCAATTGTGTTATGAATAGATTTGGTAGAGAACATCACAaattctatatatataaatttttccgtttttttttttttttttttttacataaagtgGATTTcctcaacatttttatttatttttacagtatcgTTCAGAATTACTTAAGAAAATTACAGACTCTAGTTGACTGCTCCCGCCTGTTCATTCATCTGCTTTTTGTCCAATATGACCTAATGACATAAACCTACTGACTTTTTCATTTAGACAGAAGTTATTACAttactgaaaatgttattttagtaaaacaggaaaatgtagaTGACCTACCATTCATGTATTTGGTGGCTGAATACATGCAGATATCAGCTCCTAAAGCCAAGGGGCGCTATGAGCGTGCAAGACAAACACGAGTTAATCATTCAGTGATGTGGTTCCACATCAActataatttgaatttaaaatcagAAGAGCATGAAATTATCTCATCTGTCACTTTCACCTGGAAATAGGCAGACATAAAGGTGTTGTCCACAACCAGcaatgtgtctttgttgtgctcGTGGACCAAGTCAGCACAGGCCTGGATGTCAACAACCTTCATTGTTGGGTTGCTGGGCGTTTCAATCCACACCAGCTACACAAGGAAAGAAAATTATGACAATTCACTGTATCAGTATgttcagaagaagaaataaaagatgtttaaatgaaataagCTACGATGACAAAAGCTAAGAGACAAGTCATCATCACAAAGACTAAAAACACACCAAGTATGTAAGTATGACAGCAAAGGAAAGTAGGAAAGTTAGACTCTACCTAACTTGAATagactttgtattttttattcatgtgcAACTGAATTCATGtctataaaacacaacaaagtatTAAGTCTTTATTCTTTGACTTACTTTAGTGTTGGCCTTCAGTGCAGCTTTCAGCAACTTGAGTTTTGTACAATCCACAAAAGACACATCCAGGCCAAATTCTGTAGCAATACTTTGGAAGTAACAGTTTACACCTTTcaataaaaagtgaaacttcCTTCAGATTTAGATAAATTACCCCTCCTCATATTCAGCTTTCACTATAACACCAACCCTAACCATTTTTGTATAATGTATGCTAACAGGGCATCATGTGCcaaaaaaacaacttggtgAGACTGTGAGGTGTCTTACCTCCATACACATCATCCATGCAGATGATACCTTCACCTGCCTTGAGCAGGTGAGTGATGGTCACTGTTGTTGCCATCCCTGAGGCAAAAGCGACACCTGATGGAGCAAATCACAAGTGCTGAATAGACTAAAAATCTTGCCAAAAGTAATGTCTTATCATTTTCTAATGATTAATGTTGGACATTTGAATCATTTACttgttttactgcagtgttGTCAAATATTTCCAGCTTTAATGGAAAACACATGTTGTAACTACATGAAGGTTTAATACAAACAGTTTTACTTACAGTACTTTGCGTCATCCAGAGCTGCCACAGCCTTCTCCAGACAGTTTCTTGTAGGATTTCCACTTCTACTATATTCAAATCCCTACATACAAAACCTTTGTCAAAGAAGTTACCCAAACACGCATGTGCATCAggagattttgtttgtttttcatcataacatttacatgtacatgtacataagtatttacaagtatttaaaatatagtGTTTCTTTAACTTTTCATACAGTAATAAGTTTGGTAGTCTATTTGAATACTAAAGCCTGGAACTTGGACAGATTGAGGAATACTTAACTTAATTAATACTTCTGATTAATAGCtgtgaaatatataaaagtcATGTGTGTCCTTTTGGCAGAAgctttaattagtttaatttgtgCTGGCTCACTATGTGCACAGCAGCTTCCATAAATAACCGAGTCTTGTAACATGTACTCACGGTGTGATTTCCAGGTCCGTGCTGCTTGAACGTGGTGGACAGAGAAATCGGCGGCACCACAGCCATCGATTTCCATTGTTCCGGCTCCTGACCGACGTGGATCGCTTTAGTAGCGAACGATTTGAAAGGCGTGCAGAAGCCGCTCTGCTCCTCTGGGCTGTGATTTTGATCCATTTCAATTCTCTCTACAAAAAGCACAGTGACAGACTGAGGAGGAGTGAGAATCACCGCTGCACGGTGAAGCCATTTAACAGACAGGTGCGCTGCACCGCCTCAGCCAATCAGCGCTCAGTATTAGCCAGACGTcggctctgattggctgttgaAAGGGGGCGTCTCGCCCGACCGACCacgttgtttgtgtttgtgagttttaAATGCGCCACAGTTACGTAAGGATTCCTGCAGTTTGATAGTTTAATTATacattaacaataaaacaacacacgTGGAAACCAGAGGCCTACAGCAATAAATGGAGCTTGGATAGTCATCTGCAGCCAAAGTTacttacaagtgaagtacaaagcgagaaaatatctaagccaaggagaactggaaagagctgtttcagtttcatggagtttaaatgaaagatttatttttttaaggtgtAAATTGCAGACACAGGTTCGGAGTGAGGCAGCTGAACATGCAGAGGTGGgttctggcagacttagtggggacaatcactgtggaccctatgttgatgctgatgtcaTGTTTTATCAAAGGTCTGGCTGGGAAACAAGAACTTCTGTCTAGGATAGGTTGGGTTGAAGATGCCTCTTTCTCATCCAAGCAGCTATGTTGGCGCGGCATGTAGAGATGTGTAGTGAAACAGTGGAGTCATCTGGTGGAAAGGACgggaagagctgtgtgtcgtcagcatagcaatgacaGGAAAAGCCATGCGACTGGATGGTGGAACttagggatgtagtatagatgggGAAAAAcgtagaggaccaagaactgaaaCCCACCACTTCACTAGAATCTCTACAGCCTATTTAGGCACAGCAGGTTCTCACTGGCAAAAGGTTTTCAAAATCTCACTGGCTGATGCAGGAGCTCCTCAGATGATGAGATGCAAAATCCATTACATTGTTGTAGGTAACAAGAAATAAAGTTCCTGTGAACCAAAGCCTGCTGATCCTCGGTCTTTACAGAGAACCTAAACATTTAGTTTCCCTGTGGAAATGTTGGTTTAGTCATTAGGGCAGCAGCTAGCTCATTTGATCCATCAGCTAAACCCCCAGTGTGCAGCCCACCACTATCAGGCAATAATAAATGTGGTGTAATCGACTCACTATGGTTACTGATGCTGAAAGGAAGTAAGTGACACAGAGATTTATacttcagactgattttaatgGATGAACCGTGCTCTTGAGCAGTGATGGGGTACCAAACACCATCTCATTTATTGATTAATGTCCTGATAATTGATAAAACAGGAGTAAAAGATTGCTCCCTTCTTCTTCACAGTGTATACACTTGTTCAAGCTGATGCtgactgaaagacagaaaatactTTTGACTTTTGGAAAGTAGATGACAGAATTAgttcatgtaaaatgtgactGGTTAGTCTGACTGATGAGAATTTATACATCAGTGAgatatttgaaaatgaaaattatcccatttaaaaataaaaaaatatgagaaaTTATTATTGCAGATGAGAGCTGTGGAGTTAGTGGTGTAAAGCTTTTCAATTTGGGGACTTGTCTGTGCATCAAAACAAAGATACAGCCTGAAATACACAATCTCTAGAGAGTAGCAAAAGTATACAGAAACTGTGCtcagtgttttcctgcagaAATGTATCTTGTATTTGTCTTGTCTTGACTAAATAGGACTGTGTCCCATTAAAGCCTTCcaaatgagaacaaaacatacagtaaaaacaatacaagaaagcaaaaaaaaaaaaaagaaaagaaaacgtaCGTACAAGATAAATAAGATTACATCTGATGTTCTAGTAAAActgtcattaaaaaacaaagattatGTTTATTCCTCACAAATTGTATAGTATGTATGCATTTGTTTAAGAATATGTTGCTCCCTGATAGGCAAATCAGttctgtttgttcactgaacAGGCACCATCTGTTGATCTGTGATTTGAAACTTCATTTACTCCCTCAGTCTTCAGCTGATTTAACCTCAGTCTTCAAAATGTCCCAAAGACATTTCAATCCATCTCTGGATGCTATTAaagacagcagaaaaaagagaaatagatCAATGACAACACTATTTGGTAAAGTACACATCCCAGAAACAGAAGACACACAAGGTTATAGTTAATGACTCACtactttttttctgaaatgaaatTTTCTTGGAGCCAAAAAGTGGTACAATGCAAATAATAGTTCTCTTCTGCCTGATGATGAAGGCTAAGTCTGCCATAATACACCTCAAAAGCAGATTATTAGGCTCTCACCATAGGAAAAAGTTCAATAAAGCACCATGCAGACAGCATTTAGtaggaaaacataaaatacatccACAGAGTCTAAATTATAACAACAGTTTGTGACTCAAAACTAAACCTAGGATGAGGACATCTGACCGGACATTTTAACGCCTGCCCCAGTATGACCTGACATTGCATCCAATCTAACACATCACCCATCAGAGGAGCATTTTCCCAGGACCACAGACAACGATTAGAGATATTtgtctcattttaatttccatttgcTACAGATGAGCAGTAGAGGGATTAGGATACATTATCTGAATCCTGAGGAGAAGAGGTGCAGGCTGCCCTCCAGGATACGGCTTTATGAGGTGACAAAACAGGTTCTGGCAAAAACATATTTCCTACTGATGACAGTGCAGTTAGCAGGTGAGAATTAGTGGTGAATCTGACAAAATGAGCACAACAGAGCTCAGTAAATGCAGTTCTAAttaaatatactataatatatagaaattaatttaaaattatgaATCTAGCAGGAATATAAAATACACAGGGCCTTCTTTTTACATTGGTCTAAAAACCTCAAAGAGAAATAGATACAATAAAAAgacaggatgagggagttcaggtaggcaggtgctgttgagttgatcACTTTGTAGTCAGGGGTTAAGGCTTTGACCCTGATGTGGGCAGCTATAGGAAGCCGGTGTAGAGATCTGGAAAGTGGTGTAAGGTGTATTTTGAATCATCTGGAGGGCTTTGACAGTGTATGCTGGAAACCCCATCAGTAACACATAGCCGTAGTCAAGACAAGAAATGACCAGTGCCTctacaatgagttgggttgcaTACTCCAAAAGCTAGGATCTGCATGGCTTTGAGAGAGAGATGTGCTGAAGTTTAGTTGATCATCAGGGAAACCTACAACTCTATATTGAAGCTGATATTGTGTTGTATTAAAGGTCTTGCTGGGAAACAAGAACTTCTGTCTTTGAGAGATTGAATTGACAGATGTGTCAGAGAGACATGCAGAAATGTGTAATGGGACAGTGGAGTAATTcagtggaaatgacaggaagagctgtgtgtcgtcagcatagcaataAATGGGAAAAAAGTACAGGACCATGAACTGAGCCCTGCCGCACACACAGGTgaagaggcagtgagagttagaaacttgcccctgccaagataccttaAAGATCTGCATAGTAGTTATAGAAGTAGGACTTAAGGCAGGCCAGAGCATCAGTAATGCCCAAATCAAAGAGTGCACACAGGAGGATCTGGCGTCCAAGGCTGCAGATAGATTAAGTTCACAATTCTAAGTCTACAACCCCTTTTACTCTACTTGGTTGTTCTGTAGGTTTTTTTGCTGTCAATTTTTCAAACTTGTAAAAACATCATTTCTAACTAATTGAGATGCAGCAGCATTTCTTACTGAGAGAGATGAGAACCTTTTCACTATCCTAGAAACTAATTGATTTGCATTTATCAATTAATATTGgtttaataacattttgaatgacTCTGGTGTTGGATGTCTGATActtacagcagcagccagtgctTGTTGCAGATCTTCAATGATGTCAGCCTCATCCTCCAGTCCCACAGACAGTCTGATGAGCGTGTCACTGATCCCCAgctctttcctctctttttctggCACTGATGCATGGGTCATAATCGCCCTAGATATGACAGAGGACAAAGACGTCTACAGTACCAGCCAAACCAGGTttggacattttctgtttcacttttttgtttactACA
This genomic window from Anabas testudineus chromosome 4, fAnaTes1.2, whole genome shotgun sequence contains:
- the LOC113151961 gene encoding cystathionine gamma-lyase-like isoform X2; its protein translation is MDQNHSPEEQSGFCTPFKSFATKAIHVGQEPEQWKSMAVVPPISLSTTFKQHGPGNHTGFEYSRSGNPTRNCLEKAVAALDDAKYCVAFASGMATTVTITHLLKAGEGIICMDDVYGGVNCYFQSIATEFGLDVSFVDCTKLKLLKAALKANTKLVWIETPSNPTMKVVDIQACADLVHEHNKDTLLVVDNTFMSAYFQRPLALGADICMYSATKYMNGHSDVVMGLASVNRDDLYERLKFLQNALGGVPSPFDCFLCNRGLKTLHLRMERHLKNAMTAAKFLEANSRVERVIFPGLPSHPQHEVVKRQCTGCPGMISFYIKGNLEHATTFLKSLKLFAVADSLGGPDSLAELPLIMTHAPVPEKERKVLGITDTLIRLSVGLEDEADIIEDLQQALAAAHPEMD
- the LOC113151961 gene encoding cystathionine gamma-lyase-like isoform X1, whose protein sequence is MDQNHSPEEQSGFCTPFKSFATKAIHVGQEPEQWKSMAVVPPISLSTTFKQHGPGNHTGFEYSRSGNPTRNCLEKAVAALDDAKYCVAFASGMATTVTITHLLKAGEGIICMDDVYGGVNCYFQSIATEFGLDVSFVDCTKLKLLKAALKANTKLVWIETPSNPTMKVVDIQACADLVHEHNKDTLLVVDNTFMSAYFQRPLALGADICMYSATKYMNGHSDVVMGLASVNRDDLYERLKFLQNALGGVPSPFDCFLCNRGLKTLHLRMERHLKNAMTAAKFLEANSRVERVIFPGLPSHPQHEVVKRQCTGCPGMISFYIKGNLEHATTFLKSLKLFAVADSLGGPDSLAELPLIMTHAPVPEKERKVLGITDTLIRLSVGLEDEADIIEDLQQALAAAVSIRHPTSESLKCY